One part of the Prionailurus bengalensis isolate Pbe53 chromosome B2, Fcat_Pben_1.1_paternal_pri, whole genome shotgun sequence genome encodes these proteins:
- the TAAR5 gene encoding trace amine-associated receptor 5, whose translation MSAVLNQGAEEHPAAFCYQVNGSCPRTVHPLGIRLAIYLAGAVGMLITVLGNLFVVFAVSYFKVLHTPTNFLLLSLALADMFLGLLVLPLSTIRSVESCWFLGDFLCRLHTYLDTLFCLTSIFHLCFISIDRHCAICEPLIYPSKFTVRVAIRYILAGWGIPAAYTAFFLYTDVVENALSQWLEEMPCVGSCQLLFNKFWGWLNFPMFFFPCLIMISLYVKIFVVAIRQAQQINTLSKNLAGAAKRERKAAKTLGIAVGIYLLCWLPFTIDTLVDSLLNFVTPPLVFDIFIWFAYFNSACNPIIYVFSYRWFRKALKLCLSREIFSPRTPTIDLYQE comes from the coding sequence ATGAGTGCTGTCCTCAACCAAGGTGCTGAAGAACACCCCGCAGCATTCTGCTACCAGGTGAATGGATCTTGCCCCAGGACAGTCCATCCTCTGGGCATCCGGTTGGCCATCTACCTGGCCGGTGCAGTAGGCATGTTGATTACGGTCCTAGGAAATTTGTTTGTGGTGTTTGCAGTGTCCTACTTCAAAGTGCTTCACACCCCCACTAACTTCTTGCTGCTTTCCTTGGCCCTGGCTGACATGTTTCTGGGTCTGTTAGTGCTGCCTCTCAGTACCATTCGCTCGGTGGAGAGCTGCTGGTTCCTTGGAGACTTCCTCTGCCGCCTGCATACCTATCTGGATACCCTCTTCTGCCTCACCTCCATCTTCCACCTCTGTTTCATTTCCATAGACCGCCACTGTGCCATCTGTGAGCCCTTGATCTATCCCTCCAAGTTCACAGTCAGGGTGGCCATCAGGTACATCCTGGCAGGGTGGGGGATTCCAGCAGCCTACACTGCCTTCTTCCTCTACACAGATGTGGTAGAGAATGCGCTCAGTCAGTGGCTGGAAGAGATGCCTTGTGTGGGCAGTTGCCAACTGCTCTTCAATAAGTTTTGGGGCTGGTTAAATTTTCCTATGTTCTTCTTCCCCTGCCTCATCATGATCAGCTTGTACGTGAAGATTTTTGTGGTTGCCATCAGGCAGGCTCAGCAGATCAACACCTTGAGCAAAAACCTGGCTGGGGCTGCCAAACGTGAAAGAAAAGCTGCCAAGACCCTCGGCATTGCCGTGGGCATATACCTCTTGTGCTGGCTTCCCTTCACCATTGACACGCTGGTTGACAGCCTCCTTAACTTCGTCACACCGCCACTGGTCTTTGACATCTTTATTTGGTTTGCTTACTTCAACTCGGCCTGCAACCCTATCATCTATGTCTTCTCCTACCGGTGGTTCAGAAAGGCACTGAAACTCTGCCTGAGTCGAGAGATCTTCTCACCTCGGACACCCACTATTGACTTGTACCAAGAGTGA